In a genomic window of Lacrimispora sp. BS-2:
- a CDS encoding cation-translocating P-type ATPase — protein sequence MEEWFRLSEDEALVKLGAGKNGLDSREVLKRRQIYGPNRLKKAERKSAFQVFLDQFKDLLVIILIIAAVISMISGDVESTGVIFAVLLLNAVLGTVEHQKAEKSIDSLMALSSPVAKVVREGRRQEILSGEIVPGDILLLEAGDMVAADGRILENYSLLVNESSLTGESVNVDKRTGRIREQKVPLAEQTNMVFSGSLVAAGRAKILVTGTGMDTEIGRIASLMNDTGEKKTPLQVSLDQFGSKLAAAILFICAVIFGLSIYRRMPVLDSLMFAVALAVAAIPEALSSIVTIVQAMGTQKMAGENAIIKDLKAVESLGCVSVICSDKTGTLTQNRMTVQQIYVNSRLYPPELLNKEVPVHKYLLYDAVLNNDSAYIEGKLVGDPTETALIQMAERAGMEEEAMKSYYPRAGEIPFDSQRKLMSTMHRIEGKRVLFTKGAVDVLLPRISHIWTGEGIRPMREGDRQTLMEQNMEFSRQGLRVLTFACREMHEDENLTEKSEAGYTFLGMTAMMDPPRPETKNAVLNAKRAGIRPVMITGDHKITASAIAEKIGILGEDDLAVSGPELDDMPEEELSRRLEHISVYARVSPEHKIRIVRSWQKKGHIVAMTGDGVNDAPALKQADIGVAMGKMGTEVSKDASAMILTDDNFATIIKAVANGRNVYRNIRNAIKFLLSGNMAGILCVLYTSFRALPPPFAPVHLLFINLLTDSLPAIAIGMEKAEADLLAQKPRNPKEGILTKRFVLQILLQGALISAGTMTSYHTGMVTGSEVAASTMAFSTLTLARLFHGFNCRSGHSILKIGFKSNLWSIMAFEAGAILLAAVLFIPGLHTFFYVADLTARQFITIFIFAFIPTLVIQAFKTIRESLH from the coding sequence ATGGAAGAATGGTTTCGTTTATCAGAGGATGAGGCCCTTGTAAAGCTTGGCGCAGGAAAGAATGGACTGGATTCAAGGGAAGTTTTGAAGCGAAGACAGATATATGGTCCAAATAGGCTTAAGAAAGCAGAACGCAAAAGCGCTTTCCAGGTATTTTTGGACCAGTTTAAAGACTTATTGGTCATCATCCTGATTATAGCTGCAGTAATTTCTATGATATCCGGCGATGTAGAGAGCACAGGGGTAATTTTTGCGGTGCTTCTGCTGAATGCGGTGCTGGGGACAGTAGAGCATCAGAAGGCGGAAAAGTCCATAGACAGCCTTATGGCCCTGTCGTCACCGGTAGCAAAGGTGGTAAGAGAGGGGAGGAGGCAGGAAATCCTGTCAGGGGAAATCGTACCGGGGGACATCCTGCTTTTGGAAGCAGGGGATATGGTGGCGGCAGACGGCCGGATCCTGGAAAATTATTCCCTCCTGGTCAATGAAAGCTCCCTGACCGGAGAATCCGTTAATGTGGATAAGCGGACGGGGAGGATACGGGAACAAAAGGTGCCTTTGGCAGAGCAGACGAATATGGTGTTTTCCGGTTCCCTGGTGGCAGCGGGCAGGGCAAAGATACTAGTAACAGGTACCGGAATGGATACGGAAATCGGCAGGATCGCTTCTCTCATGAATGACACCGGGGAAAAGAAGACACCTCTTCAGGTGAGCTTAGACCAGTTTGGAAGCAAGCTGGCGGCAGCCATTCTGTTTATCTGTGCAGTGATTTTCGGTCTGAGCATCTACCGCAGGATGCCGGTTTTAGATTCCCTGATGTTTGCCGTAGCCCTGGCGGTTGCGGCGATTCCGGAAGCGTTAAGCTCCATTGTCACCATCGTTCAGGCAATGGGCACACAGAAAATGGCAGGAGAAAATGCCATCATAAAGGATTTAAAGGCAGTGGAAAGCCTTGGCTGTGTTTCGGTCATCTGTTCCGATAAGACGGGAACCCTGACCCAAAACCGCATGACCGTACAGCAAATCTATGTAAACAGCCGCCTTTATCCTCCGGAACTCTTAAACAAAGAGGTTCCAGTACATAAATATCTGTTATATGATGCTGTTTTAAATAATGATTCCGCCTACATAGAAGGAAAGCTGGTGGGGGATCCGACGGAGACCGCGCTGATACAGATGGCTGAAAGGGCGGGCATGGAAGAGGAAGCCATGAAATCCTATTACCCCAGGGCAGGGGAAATCCCCTTTGACTCCCAGAGAAAGCTTATGAGTACCATGCACAGGATCGAAGGAAAAAGAGTTCTGTTCACAAAGGGAGCAGTGGATGTGCTTCTGCCCCGGATAAGCCATATATGGACAGGGGAAGGGATCCGTCCTATGAGGGAGGGGGACCGGCAGACTTTAATGGAGCAGAACATGGAGTTTTCCAGGCAGGGGCTAAGGGTTCTGACCTTTGCCTGCCGGGAAATGCATGAGGATGAAAATCTGACGGAAAAATCGGAGGCAGGCTATACCTTTCTTGGAATGACCGCAATGATGGACCCGCCCCGCCCGGAAACAAAGAATGCGGTATTAAATGCCAAAAGAGCAGGCATCCGTCCGGTTATGATTACAGGAGACCATAAGATCACAGCTTCCGCCATTGCGGAAAAAATTGGCATTCTGGGTGAGGATGATCTGGCGGTCAGCGGACCGGAGCTTGATGATATGCCGGAAGAGGAATTGAGCCGCAGGCTGGAGCATATCAGCGTTTATGCCCGGGTTTCACCGGAGCATAAGATACGGATCGTCCGCTCCTGGCAGAAAAAGGGCCATATCGTAGCCATGACAGGAGACGGAGTCAACGACGCTCCGGCCTTAAAGCAGGCCGACATCGGGGTTGCCATGGGAAAAATGGGGACAGAAGTGTCAAAGGATGCTTCTGCCATGATCCTTACGGATGATAACTTTGCAACCATTATTAAGGCGGTTGCTAACGGCCGTAATGTTTACCGGAACATCCGGAATGCCATTAAATTTCTATTATCAGGAAATATGGCTGGGATACTGTGTGTATTGTATACATCTTTCCGGGCCCTTCCACCTCCCTTTGCACCGGTGCATCTGCTGTTTATCAACCTCTTGACCGACTCTCTTCCTGCCATTGCCATTGGCATGGAAAAGGCGGAAGCAGACCTTTTGGCCCAAAAGCCCAGAAATCCCAAAGAAGGAATCTTAACAAAGCGTTTTGTTCTTCAGATTCTCCTTCAGGGGGCACTTATATCGGCCGGTACCATGACCTCCTACCACACAGGCATGGTGACTGGAAGCGAGGTGGCCGCCAGTACCATGGCATTTTCCACCCTGACCCTGGCAAGGCTGTTCCACGGTTTTAACTGCAGAAGCGGCCATTCCATTTTAAAGATCGGGTTTAAAAGTAATTTGTGGAGCATTATGGCCTTTGAGGCAGGAGCAATTCTTTTGGCAGCCGTACTGTTTATACCAGGCCTTCATACCTTTTTTTATGTGGCAGATTTAACCGCAAGGCAGTTTATTACCATTTTCATATTTGCCTTTATTCCTACGCTTGTAATTCAGGCATTTAAGACCATAAGAGAGAGTCTTCATTAA
- the glpK gene encoding glycerol kinase GlpK: MGRYVIALDQGTTSSRCILFDEQGNICSAAQKEFKQIFPEPGWVEHDPMEIWSSQFSVAMEAMGKIGAHYSDIAAIGITNQRETTVVWDKETGEPVYHAIVWQCRRTSDRIEKLKHDGLEELIIERTGLIPDAYFSGSKIEWILDHVEGARERAERGELLFGTVDTWLIWNLTKGCIHVTDYTNASRTMLFDIHKKCWDEEILNYFRIPRCMLPEVKPSSCIYGYTSSDVMGGKIPIAGAAGDQQAALFGQCCFEAGEVKNTYGTGCFLLMNTGEKAVRSGHGLLTTIAASDQESIQYALEGSVFVAGASVQWLRDEMRMVRSAAQTEEYCKAVADTGGVYVVPAFAGLGAPYWDQYARGTIVGVTRGTSKEQFIRATVESMAYQVCDLIEAMEQDSDIHLKQLKVDGGACANNFLMQFQSDLLNTEIVRPECIETTALGAAYLAGLAVGYWKSRDEIKANWKVSRTFDSQMEEESRNKLVKGWKRAVKCALYWSQEGE; encoded by the coding sequence ATGGGAAGATATGTCATTGCCTTAGATCAGGGCACGACAAGTTCCAGATGTATCCTGTTCGATGAGCAGGGGAACATCTGCAGTGCAGCACAAAAGGAGTTTAAACAGATTTTTCCGGAACCGGGCTGGGTGGAGCATGACCCCATGGAGATCTGGTCTTCACAGTTTTCCGTGGCCATGGAGGCCATGGGAAAGATCGGGGCTCATTACAGCGATATTGCTGCAATCGGGATCACCAACCAGAGGGAGACTACGGTGGTCTGGGATAAGGAGACAGGGGAGCCGGTCTATCATGCCATCGTGTGGCAGTGCCGCAGGACTTCGGACAGGATTGAGAAGCTAAAGCATGACGGTCTGGAGGAGCTTATCATTGAAAGGACCGGACTGATTCCTGATGCTTATTTTTCAGGAAGCAAGATCGAATGGATCCTGGATCATGTAGAGGGGGCAAGAGAACGGGCAGAACGTGGGGAGCTGCTGTTTGGAACCGTGGACACCTGGCTGATCTGGAATCTGACCAAGGGCTGTATCCATGTGACGGATTATACCAATGCCTCCAGAACCATGCTGTTTGATATACACAAGAAGTGCTGGGATGAGGAGATTCTTAATTATTTCCGCATCCCCAGATGTATGCTGCCTGAGGTAAAGCCCTCAAGCTGTATTTACGGCTACACCTCTTCGGATGTCATGGGAGGAAAGATTCCCATTGCAGGGGCGGCAGGCGATCAGCAGGCTGCGTTATTCGGCCAGTGCTGCTTTGAGGCGGGGGAAGTAAAGAACACCTATGGAACCGGCTGCTTCCTCCTTATGAATACAGGAGAAAAAGCGGTGAGGTCCGGGCATGGACTTTTGACCACCATAGCTGCAAGTGACCAGGAGAGCATTCAGTATGCCCTGGAAGGAAGCGTGTTCGTGGCAGGCGCTTCGGTGCAGTGGTTAAGAGACGAGATGCGGATGGTCCGTTCTGCCGCCCAGACAGAGGAATACTGTAAGGCCGTAGCGGATACGGGGGGCGTTTACGTGGTGCCGGCCTTTGCAGGGCTTGGAGCACCTTATTGGGACCAGTACGCAAGAGGAACCATTGTGGGGGTGACCAGAGGGACCAGCAAGGAGCAGTTTATCCGGGCCACGGTGGAATCTATGGCCTACCAGGTCTGTGATCTCATTGAGGCAATGGAACAGGATTCGGATATTCATTTAAAGCAGCTAAAGGTGGACGGAGGAGCCTGTGCCAACAATTTCCTCATGCAGTTCCAGTCTGATCTGTTAAACACAGAGATCGTAAGGCCGGAATGCATTGAGACAACCGCCCTTGGAGCTGCGTACCTGGCCGGACTTGCAGTCGGATATTGGAAGAGCCGGGATGAAATCAAGGCAAACTGGAAGGTATCCAGGACCTTTGACAGCCAGATGGAGGAGGAAAGCCGGAATAAGCTGGTAAAAGGCTGGAAGAGGGCAGTTAAATGCGCGCTCTACTGGTCGCAAGAAGGAGAGTAA
- a CDS encoding MgtC/SapB family protein yields MEGTYLLFGGITLTYVMMQLEFMLRIITAGFLGFLIGSERKNRNKSAGIRTHAIVAIGSALMMVVSKYGFPDIQNSDGARVAAQVVSGVGFLGAGVIFVRNNLVNGLTTAAGIWATAGVGLALGAGQYIVGILSAVLIIAMQTLTHRINYFAQVPSCGCLRMTIAQKSGAVKNMEEFLEKEKVEIASVKINKNKKDEIKLEFEVIYPPGFNKGVLLSKLAEENAVMAVSE; encoded by the coding sequence TTGGAGGGTACATATTTATTGTTTGGGGGAATTACCTTAACATACGTCATGATGCAGCTGGAATTTATGCTTCGCATTATAACAGCAGGCTTTTTGGGGTTTTTGATCGGCAGTGAGAGAAAAAACCGGAATAAATCGGCTGGAATCCGGACCCACGCCATTGTGGCGATCGGTTCAGCACTCATGATGGTGGTTTCCAAATATGGATTTCCTGACATCCAAAACAGCGACGGGGCCAGAGTTGCGGCTCAGGTGGTCAGCGGAGTGGGGTTTTTAGGAGCAGGGGTCATATTTGTCCGAAACAATCTGGTAAATGGTTTAACAACGGCAGCCGGGATCTGGGCTACCGCCGGGGTAGGGCTGGCTCTTGGGGCAGGCCAGTACATTGTGGGCATATTGTCTGCGGTTCTCATCATTGCCATGCAGACTCTGACCCACCGAATCAACTATTTTGCCCAGGTGCCTTCCTGTGGCTGCCTTCGGATGACCATAGCGCAAAAATCCGGGGCAGTAAAAAACATGGAAGAGTTTCTGGAAAAAGAAAAGGTTGAGATCGCTTCTGTGAAGATCAACAAGAATAAAAAGGACGAGATCAAACTGGAATTTGAAGTCATTTATCCGCCGGGTTTTAACAAGGGAGTCCTGCTTTCCAAGCTGGCAGAGGAAAATGCCGTCATGGCAGTCAGCGAATAG
- a CDS encoding NAD(P)/FAD-dependent oxidoreductase → MMEMNYDAAIIGGGVVGCAIARELARYDLSICVIEREEDVCSGTSKANSAIVHAGFDATPGSLKARFNVEGNRMMGELSEELDFSMIQNGSLVLCFSEEDIPALKKLYEKGIKNGVTGLSILSGDEVRAMEPNVTETVVAALYAPTGGIVCPFGLTIGLAENACDNGVEFLFNTEVKVIEKTEKGYDLKTGEGTIHASYVINAAGVYADVFHNMVSEKKIHITVRKGDYCLLDKEAGTHVSHTIFQLPGKMGKGVLVTPTVHGNLLIGPSATDVEDKEGVNTDAKDLSDIMEKAVWGVKNIPFRQTITSFSGLRAHEAGDDFILGEVSDAAGFFNAAGIESPGLTSAPAIGVYIADLVAEKAKASRKENFKTTRKGILDPQKLSFEKRAELIKKDPRYGTIICRCEGVSEGEIVDAITRTLGAVSLDGIKRRVRAGMGRCQAGFCAPRTMEILARETDRTMEDICKNRPGSNIVTGHK, encoded by the coding sequence ATGATGGAAATGAATTACGATGCAGCGATCATTGGCGGCGGCGTAGTCGGCTGTGCAATTGCGAGAGAACTGGCGCGCTATGACCTTAGCATCTGTGTCATTGAACGGGAGGAGGATGTCTGCTCCGGCACGTCAAAGGCCAACAGCGCCATTGTCCACGCAGGATTTGATGCGACGCCCGGGTCTTTAAAGGCGAGATTCAATGTAGAAGGCAACCGAATGATGGGAGAGCTTTCAGAGGAGCTTGATTTTTCAATGATTCAAAATGGCTCTCTGGTGCTTTGCTTTTCTGAAGAAGATATACCCGCTCTTAAGAAGCTTTATGAGAAAGGCATAAAAAACGGAGTTACCGGCTTGTCCATCCTTTCCGGCGATGAGGTGAGGGCCATGGAACCTAATGTGACAGAAACGGTGGTGGCAGCCCTGTATGCGCCTACGGGAGGGATTGTATGTCCCTTTGGTTTAACCATAGGATTGGCAGAGAACGCCTGTGACAACGGCGTGGAGTTTTTGTTTAATACTGAGGTAAAAGTAATTGAAAAGACGGAAAAGGGCTATGACTTAAAAACCGGAGAGGGAACAATTCATGCCTCCTATGTGATCAATGCAGCCGGTGTTTATGCCGACGTATTCCATAATATGGTAAGCGAAAAGAAGATACACATCACGGTAAGAAAAGGGGATTACTGCCTGCTTGATAAGGAGGCAGGAACCCATGTGTCCCATACCATCTTCCAGCTTCCGGGCAAGATGGGAAAGGGCGTGCTGGTAACCCCTACCGTACACGGCAACCTGCTGATCGGTCCTTCGGCAACCGATGTGGAGGATAAAGAAGGCGTTAATACAGATGCAAAAGATCTGTCGGATATTATGGAGAAAGCTGTATGGGGAGTAAAGAACATACCGTTCCGCCAGACCATCACCTCTTTTTCCGGCCTTCGTGCCCATGAGGCTGGGGATGACTTCATCCTGGGCGAGGTTTCCGATGCCGCCGGCTTCTTTAATGCGGCAGGTATTGAATCACCTGGGCTTACAAGTGCTCCTGCCATCGGCGTTTACATTGCTGATCTGGTTGCAGAAAAGGCAAAGGCTTCCCGAAAGGAGAATTTTAAGACCACCCGGAAGGGAATCCTGGATCCTCAGAAGCTGTCTTTTGAAAAACGGGCGGAGCTTATTAAGAAGGACCCCCGGTACGGCACCATTATCTGCCGTTGCGAAGGGGTCAGTGAGGGAGAGATTGTAGATGCCATCACCCGGACCCTGGGAGCGGTTTCTTTAGACGGAATCAAACGGCGTGTCCGTGCCGGCATGGGACGGTGCCAGGCCGGTTTCTGTGCCCCCAGGACCATGGAGATCCTGGCAAGGGAAACAGACAGGACCATGGAGGATATCTGCAAAAACAGGCCCGGCTCCAATATAGTGACCGGTCATAAATAA
- a CDS encoding FAD-dependent oxidoreductase, whose translation MTEHDIVIIGGGPAGLAAAVAAKKAGITDILILERESCLGGILNQCIHNGFGLHTFKEELTGPEYAARYIEMAESENIPYKLNTMVLDISKDKEVTVINREDGLSTIKAKAIILAMGCRERPRGALNIPGYRPAGIYSAGTAQRLMNIEGFSVGKEVVILGSGDIGLIMARRMTLEGAKVKVVAELMPYSGGLKRNIVQCLDDYGIPLKLSHTVINIEGKDRVTGITLAQVDENRKPIPGTEEYYSCDTLLLSVGLIPENELSRGAGVRMSQVTSGPVVGDQLETSSEGIFACGNVLHVHDLVDYVSEEAALAGTSAAAYVKAACEKKAAHTVELSAENGVRYTVPQMIDLENMEDKVTVRFRVADVYKDRFISVYYDDVRVSHKKKKVLAPGEMEQVVLKKDSFKDYPELKRIVVCTEVE comes from the coding sequence ATGACAGAGCATGATATAGTGATAATCGGAGGCGGTCCGGCTGGTCTTGCTGCAGCAGTAGCGGCAAAAAAGGCGGGCATTACAGATATATTGATTCTGGAAAGAGAATCCTGCCTTGGCGGCATCTTAAACCAGTGCATCCATAACGGTTTTGGCCTGCATACCTTTAAGGAAGAATTAACAGGCCCGGAATATGCGGCCCGTTATATTGAGATGGCGGAGTCGGAAAACATACCTTATAAATTAAATACCATGGTCCTTGATATCAGCAAGGATAAAGAAGTAACAGTCATCAACAGAGAAGATGGACTGTCAACCATAAAAGCCAAAGCCATAATCCTGGCTATGGGCTGCAGGGAGCGTCCCAGAGGAGCCCTTAACATACCGGGCTACCGTCCGGCAGGAATCTATTCCGCGGGAACTGCCCAGAGATTAATGAATATCGAAGGCTTCAGCGTGGGAAAAGAGGTAGTGATCTTAGGCTCCGGAGACATCGGACTCATCATGGCCAGACGTATGACCTTAGAAGGCGCCAAGGTAAAGGTGGTGGCAGAGCTTATGCCATATTCCGGTGGCTTAAAGAGAAATATCGTCCAGTGTCTGGACGACTATGGAATTCCATTAAAGCTCAGCCATACGGTAATCAACATTGAGGGAAAAGATCGGGTGACAGGCATTACTCTTGCCCAGGTCGATGAAAACCGAAAGCCTATTCCGGGTACAGAGGAATATTACAGCTGCGATACCCTTCTTCTTTCCGTAGGCCTGATTCCGGAAAATGAGCTTTCAAGGGGAGCTGGCGTCCGGATGAGCCAGGTAACGTCTGGCCCTGTAGTAGGCGACCAGCTGGAAACCAGTTCGGAAGGTATCTTTGCCTGCGGAAATGTGCTTCATGTTCATGACCTGGTTGATTATGTATCCGAGGAAGCTGCTTTGGCAGGAACAAGCGCAGCTGCCTACGTAAAAGCGGCCTGTGAAAAAAAGGCGGCTCATACCGTGGAGCTGTCAGCTGAGAACGGAGTCCGCTATACGGTGCCTCAGATGATTGACCTGGAGAACATGGAGGATAAGGTCACGGTCCGTTTCCGCGTGGCAGATGTGTACAAGGACCGCTTTATCAGTGTTTACTATGATGATGTAAGGGTTTCCCACAAAAAGAAAAAGGTTCTGGCTCCCGGTGAGATGGAGCAGGTTGTATTAAAGAAAGACAGCTTTAAGGATTATCCGGAGCTTAAGAGAATCGTTGTCTGTACGGAGGTGGAATAA
- a CDS encoding DUF1667 domain-containing protein yields the protein MEAREMICIRCPLGCPLTVRIEGDQVEVTGNSCSRGEEYGKKEVLSPTRVVTSSVRVIGGDLEMVPVKTKQDIPKDKIFACMEEIRKVEISAPVLIGDVIIPDCAGTGVSIVATRNIEKI from the coding sequence ATGGAGGCAAGAGAAATGATCTGTATCCGATGTCCTTTGGGCTGCCCGTTGACGGTGCGCATCGAAGGGGATCAGGTGGAAGTTACAGGGAATTCCTGCAGCCGCGGGGAAGAATATGGAAAAAAAGAGGTTTTAAGCCCTACCAGAGTGGTGACTTCCTCGGTCCGCGTCATAGGCGGTGACTTAGAAATGGTGCCGGTAAAGACAAAGCAGGACATTCCCAAGGATAAGATTTTCGCCTGCATGGAGGAAATCAGGAAGGTGGAGATTTCTGCACCTGTTCTCATTGGAGATGTGATCATTCCTGACTGTGCAGGAACCGGCGTTTCCATTGTTGCAACAAGGAACATTGAAAAAATATAA
- a CDS encoding glycerophosphodiester phosphodiesterase has translation MRVFAHRGYSGRYPENTMLAFRKAAETGCDGIELDVQLTKDGTVVVIHDESIDRTTDGTGFVKDFTYEELKQFNGDAVCGGIHGFEPVPAFEEYCIWAKDQELVTNIEIKTGVYYYEGLEEKTLELVCKYGLEKKVIFSSFNHTSVIRLKELAPGILCGALLGDQGLGNAGYYCDRYHFECYHPGVKGLTKEAVDNCRKYGILVNVWTVNDMSELEQVYDWGCDGVITNFPEVCKRWVQSKEL, from the coding sequence ATGAGGGTGTTCGCACACAGGGGTTACAGTGGAAGGTATCCGGAAAATACCATGCTGGCGTTTCGAAAGGCGGCAGAGACAGGCTGTGATGGGATCGAACTGGATGTACAGCTTACAAAGGATGGAACGGTGGTGGTGATCCACGACGAAAGCATTGACCGGACCACAGATGGAACCGGTTTTGTGAAGGATTTCACTTATGAGGAACTGAAGCAATTCAATGGGGATGCTGTCTGCGGAGGGATTCATGGATTTGAACCTGTTCCGGCCTTCGAAGAATACTGTATATGGGCGAAGGATCAGGAGCTTGTCACAAATATCGAAATTAAGACAGGCGTATATTATTACGAGGGTCTGGAAGAGAAAACCCTGGAACTTGTGTGCAAATACGGGCTTGAAAAAAAGGTCATCTTTTCTTCCTTTAACCATACTTCCGTAATCCGCTTAAAGGAGCTGGCTCCCGGGATCCTGTGCGGCGCACTGCTTGGAGACCAGGGCCTTGGAAATGCAGGATATTATTGTGACCGGTATCATTTTGAATGCTACCATCCAGGGGTTAAGGGATTAACAAAAGAGGCTGTGGACAACTGCAGGAAATACGGAATTTTAGTGAATGTCTGGACGGTCAACGACATGTCCGAATTGGAGCAGGTCTATGACTGGGGCTGTGACGGAGTCATAACCAACTTTCCGGAGGTCTGCAAGAGGTGGGTCCAGAGCAAAGAACTGTAG
- a CDS encoding glycerol-3-phosphate responsive antiterminator has translation MKAIELLEASPVIAAIKDDSGLKRCLDSECQVVFVLYGNICNISSIVRQIKEHGKYVIVHADLAQGLSSREIAVDFIKRNTHADGIISTKPLLVKRAVELGLVGVQRTFIIDSLAMSTTKKQIDTFHPDLVEIMPGVMPKVLKEIRAYTDIPIIAGGLISDKKDIMAAFSAGADAISTTKEELWFM, from the coding sequence ATGAAGGCGATTGAACTACTGGAGGCATCTCCGGTGATTGCGGCGATTAAGGACGATAGTGGATTAAAAAGATGCTTGGATTCGGAATGCCAGGTGGTATTTGTTCTGTATGGTAATATCTGTAATATCAGCAGCATTGTGAGGCAGATAAAAGAGCATGGGAAATATGTCATCGTCCATGCGGATCTGGCACAGGGCTTAAGCTCCAGGGAGATTGCTGTAGATTTTATTAAGCGGAATACTCATGCAGATGGGATTATCAGCACAAAGCCTCTTCTTGTAAAACGGGCGGTTGAACTGGGCCTGGTTGGGGTGCAGAGAACCTTTATCATAGATTCTCTTGCCATGAGTACCACAAAAAAGCAGATTGACACTTTTCATCCGGATCTGGTCGAGATCATGCCAGGGGTCATGCCCAAGGTACTTAAAGAGATTCGGGCCTATACGGATATTCCTATTATTGCAGGCGGACTGATATCAGACAAAAAGGATATCATGGCGGCTTTTTCCGCAGGAGCGGATGCAATCTCCACCACAAAGGAAGAGTTATGGTTCATGTAA
- a CDS encoding fumarylacetoacetate hydrolase family protein has translation MKLVTYEVDRRKDIGVVSKDEMWVFPLRAFGMEYKEMLEVVKGLTQSELDLLEHASGLDPYNSNIVGAAMMKEVMLLAPIRTPDQDIICLGLNYMEHAEESARYKKEEFDGTRPNAVYFSKRVNEAVDPYGEILSHSDMVDSLDYEVELGVIIGKDAKDVAPEQVKDYIFGYTIINDVSARNVQNAHKQWYFGKSLDGFAPMGPCILTAGSVSYPPELDIQSKVNGELRQDSNTRLMIFNIDHIVSELSKGLTLRAGTIISTGTPKGVGMGFEPPKFLAAGDEVECLIEGIGAIKNKVV, from the coding sequence ATGAAATTAGTTACATACGAGGTTGACCGGAGAAAAGATATCGGGGTAGTGAGTAAGGATGAAATGTGGGTCTTTCCTCTCAGGGCATTTGGTATGGAGTATAAGGAGATGCTGGAGGTCGTTAAGGGTCTCACCCAGTCGGAGCTTGACTTACTGGAACATGCCTCCGGCCTGGATCCTTACAATAGCAACATCGTTGGAGCTGCCATGATGAAAGAGGTCATGCTTCTGGCGCCCATCCGGACACCGGATCAGGACATCATCTGTCTGGGGCTTAATTACATGGAACATGCCGAGGAGTCTGCCCGCTATAAAAAAGAAGAATTTGACGGGACACGCCCCAATGCTGTTTATTTTTCAAAGAGAGTCAATGAGGCAGTGGATCCATATGGAGAAATCTTAAGTCACAGCGATATGGTGGACAGCCTGGATTATGAGGTAGAATTAGGGGTTATCATTGGAAAGGATGCAAAGGATGTTGCCCCGGAACAGGTGAAGGATTATATTTTCGGATATACCATCATAAATGACGTCAGTGCCCGTAACGTTCAGAATGCCCATAAGCAGTGGTATTTTGGAAAGAGCCTTGACGGATTTGCCCCTATGGGCCCCTGTATTCTCACTGCAGGCTCCGTTTCCTATCCGCCGGAGCTTGACATTCAGTCAAAGGTTAATGGAGAGCTGAGACAGGACAGCAATACCCGTCTCATGATATTTAATATAGATCATATTGTCAGTGAACTGTCTAAAGGGCTGACCCTTAGGGCAGGAACCATCATTTCCACCGGAACACCTAAGGGGGTTGGAATGGGGTTTGAACCGCCGAAGTTTTTAGCGGCAGGAGATGAAGTGGAATGCCTGATCGAGGGGATCGGGGCCATTAAGAATAAGGTCGTGTAA